Below is a genomic region from Bos javanicus breed banteng chromosome 13, ARS-OSU_banteng_1.0, whole genome shotgun sequence.
GCCCAGTCCTGGCCCTTGGGGTAAGTGGGCCCAGCCCTCTCAAGCATCAGGCCCAGAATATAACATCAGTTGATACCAAAACTCTCCTACTTGCTACTGGCTACACCATGAAATTGATCGAGCTGGGATTTCTTCTGGGGCTCTTCACCTCCTTGCTGACTACTCCATTAATGGGTGGTATGACTCAGATTACTGACATGATATGTAAAAAATTCAAAGGTATGAAATTGAAGCAGAAAATAAATCCAAGGACCAATTATGAATGAGgaagaaagaattagaaaaaatttgATATGCAGATGGTCCAAGAAGGTCCTCCTTTAGTATCAATACCCATAAACGCTGACTGCCTTGACTTGGGGCATCTATTCTAGGCATCCTGTGGATGTTTGATGAGAAAAAACAAACTGTGATACAAATAAGTCCTTTCCAAATGGGATTCTCTTTTGTAGGCCATGCAAAGGACTAGAAGTATTCTGAATTACGGGTTTCACTGTAAATTTCAAAAATTCCAGACCATTCAAGGACATGGGGGGAAGAattggaggaagggatagttggggagtttgggatagacatgtccacactgctatatttaaaatggatgaccaataaggacctactgtacagcacagggaactctgctcaatgttatgtggcagcctagatgggaggggagtttgggggagaatggatacatgtatattatggctgagttccttccctgttcacctgaaactatcataacactgttaatcagctatctgtgctgtgcttagttgctcagtcatgtcccactctttgcaatcccatggtctatagcttgccaggctcctctgtccatcggattctccaggcaagaatactggaatgggttgccatgccctcctccaggggattttcccaacccagggatcaaacccaggtcttctgccttgcaggcggattatttatcatctgagccactagggaagcccaagaatactggagtgggtagcctatcccttctccaggagaacttcccaacccaggaatcgaaccagggtctcctgcattgcaccaggaatcaaaccaggcttccctggtggctcagatggtaaagaatccgcctgcaatgcaggagacttgggttcaatccctgggttgggaagatcccctggagaagggaaaggctacccaccctagtattctggcctggagaattccatgtacaaaggagcctggcaggctacaattcatggggaaacaaagagttggacatgactggagcgacttagcactagcacaggctctggggaagGAGAGAACACTGGAACACATGGTTACTGTTTAGAGAAACTTACAATGTAGATGCAAAAGACAATGAAGTTTTCTTTCACAGGTACTATATACAGGCTCAAGTGCTTCCAGAACATAGGGAAAAAGTAACACAGTCTACACTGTAAGTCAGACACCCCAAATTCCAGCCTTGTCATTTAACAAACTAGTCCAAGTCACTGAATCCCATACCATCCCTTAGCTTCAGTTTCACTTGTATAAAGTGTGGATCAGAAGAATGCCTGTATCAGAGgatgtatgtataaaataagcttgtGCATGTCACTGTATTTAAATAGCTACTTTTACCAAGGAATAAATCCCAGTCTGGCTGCTTGAATAGGATGAACAACAATCTCTGGGTTGCCAGTACAACCGTGTTGTAGCTGTTTGGACCACTtactatgtgattttttttttttttttggtatttttgtattaaatttatttatttctaattggaggataattgctttacaatgttgtgttggtttttgcctcACATCACCATGAATGAGCcatagtatacatatgtcccctccctcttgaacctccctctcacctcctaccccatcccacccatctagtttgtcacagagcacctagctgagctccctgtgctgtacagcaacttcccattggctatctgttttacctatggtaatgtatacatttcaatgctactctctcaattcatcccaccctctccttcccctgctgtggccATAAGGGTTATTCTTATCACTAAGAACAGAAGGTTTGCCTCTGGGAAGGGGACAAGGGGAGAGATGACAGggtgtgaaggtgaaagagtattACCTCCAAGGTTATGCATCTTGGTATGTACCCTGTTTTGAGCAGCAGGCACAGTTAACTTAAAGTGGGGACATGGTTAGTATAGTGGGTCTATGAAAACTGGAAGGTAAGCATTGAATGTCCTGTCCAGGCAGTTAAGAGGCGAGAAAGATGAGAAGGAGATTGTGCTTTCATATAACGTAAGATATGAAAGGTGAATGTCATTACTTTGCACAAGATACTGGTAAAGGGTTTCACAGGAGgttcagtggtatagaatccacctgccaagcaggagacacgggttcgatccctgagttgggaagaccccgtggagaaggaaatggcaacccactccagtattcttgactgataaatctcatggacagaggagcctagcaggctacagtccatgaggttgcaaagagtcagacagacttagtgactaagtcaCCACTACCACCACTGATAGAACCTCCTTTTTCATGGCTCACCATCTCTCCAAATCACTGCTGAAGACCAGAAACTGGAGTTTTAATCAATTTGCATGCCCAAGGGCAAACTTGCCAGGTGATCTTAATTCCAAGAGAAAACCAAATGCCTTTCAGTGACCTTGAATAGGGGTATTTCCAGACTGCCGTGACAAATGTGTAAAGGCCTGTGAAGATAAGCTCTTTAATTCCCCCTAATTCAATGTGAACCTCTCACGCAGATCGCTGCAAGATGCCGCTCAATTTTGGCAGCTGCTATGACATTCAGTTCAGATATTTCTACAACATTACCTCTGGATTATGTGAAAGTTTTGTCTACACTGGCTGTGATGGCAATCTTAACAACTACAGGCTTAAAATAGAATGTCAAATGACCTGtgagaaaaaatacataaagtaagAAATTTAATGTTATTCTTGGTTATTGGGGGAGTGGAAAGGAGAGGCTCTGAGATCCCAGGACAAAtcctggctggggaggggaggtgggatgaTTGTCATAATCAAAACATTTAATAGTTGGGTTGGATCTCATATCACTTGTCAGTTTGCAGTTAGGAAATCAAAAGTCTAGAGAGAAAATTATAGCCATCATTTATTGGACAGTTAGCATGTGCTGGGTACTACACTAAGTTAATTACATATATtgatagaatttaaaattaaaatcacccTAAGATAGGTgtgtatcattatttttatatggcagatgaggaaacaaagtccAATATTGGTAACTAACTGGTCCAAGATCACATTAATAAATGGCATGGCAAGGTTTCTAACCAAATCTGGTCATCCAGGGCTGGATCATCTTACATGCACAAGATCACCCAGACCCAAACCTTGAACTCCGAGACCTGTGAACTTCCCATAACAACATGCTGTTTTATAGAGCTAAGCTCCCAGCCCACACCTCACCATTTTCCAGTCATAAAACTAGAAGGTGGTCCACAGAGGTAACAGGGCTATGGTGTGGGTGATCTCTAGGAAAGTGAGATGGAACATGGCCTTGGGAATAGTTCAAAAgcagaaaatgtgttttatttatttacttaatatccCTAGTGACTCTTTGTAGCGCCTGGCACATAGAAGACAATAACTAAGTtttgaggaaatgaaagagaGATTAATGAAGAATGAGAGTTTAATCAAGGGAAGTAGAGGGACACTGAAAGAGATGCCATTCTCTGGGCTTTCCCTGAGATAAAAATGACTTAACATAGTCCAGGGGGACTTTACAAAACCTATAacctgtttcttttgtttctttgtttgttttgcttaaaCAGACCATCTGGGGAAACTCCCATCAGCTAAGAAGCTTCTTAGCACAAGCACACTGAAGAACAGCTGTGGGGAAAATCAGACCAGTTTTAAGATCTTTGAAATGTGCATCCTTTTACTATTTTCCTAATGTTAGTGTTGTGTTTCCTGAGAAATAACTGTAtgatcattaaaatgaaaaaattttatgtgTGAGCCCTTCTTCCTCTCTGCAATTCCCAACCCACCTCCCACCACTTTATCCAGAGCTGGAATGTGAGCTGGTCCTAATCCATTACTCCCCACTCCCTCCTGAACCGTTCCTCATGCATATAGTCAATGCTTACACTGTTAGAGATGTGATGAGCCAAATCTGGATAGGTTTATATCACTTCGCCTCTCAGGTTGAGTAGTTAGTAGAACCAAAGTACCAAATCTACACTACTCTTTGTCCTTGAAATCAAACCAAGCAGTGACCCTTAAACTCAAATGAAATGTTCTTGCACTCATAACAAATTTTTCTTCACAGTGTCTTCCAATTCATGTTCACCAAGGCAGGAGTCCCAATTTGTTTAACTATTGGGACTAATAGTTAACTATTTGTTTAACTATCTTCCTGATACCATCTCTATTTATCACGGTTATTGAATACTTGGACATTTTTCAGTGCCTCAATCACTGACATTTGACTTGGCTATTCTCAGCCCTGAGAAAAGAActctcagcttcagttcagtGAGTATGCTTTAGCTCCCAAGAGAGTGACCATCCTGACACTGTTTGCCAAGTCTTCTGAACACAGTGCTACAAGGTTCCACATGACCATGATCTTCCCAGCTGCAGGACACTCAGCTTAGCCATCTCATTTCTGAATTTCTTCAGGCATCCCTTCCCTGAaccccttccctgtccatcttATTGACAGATTCCCATCCCATCCTGCACCACCAGTTGCTAGGGCCAATGTCAGGGGCCTTATGAACCAGCCAGTGAAATCTTGTTGCTAGACATGCAAGTTTGGTCTCTGCTCAGtcttaagaataagaaaacaagtTCCCTAAACTGAGACAGTTTTCTGCAAAAATTCTGATTACTTCAAGAAGAGACTCTCGTCCAGACAGGGTTTACTCTGAATATA
It encodes:
- the SPINT4 gene encoding kunitz-type protease inhibitor 4 isoform X2; its protein translation is MKLIELGFLLGLFTSLLTTPLMGDRCKMPLNFGSCYDIQFRYFYNITSGLCESFVYTGCDGNLNNYRLKIECQMTCEKKYIKPSGETPIS
- the SPINT4 gene encoding kunitz-type protease inhibitor 4 isoform X1, yielding MKLIELGFLLGLFTSLLTTPLMGGMTQITDMICKKFKDRCKMPLNFGSCYDIQFRYFYNITSGLCESFVYTGCDGNLNNYRLKIECQMTCEKKYIKPSGETPIS